The DNA sequence tggtttactaaattgatataatgtaGTGTatgagtaattaaaaattctttcattgtaaaataatagatgaaaatgattattaattattagtcattatgtattttttaactacTGTACACtacaatgttattttttactatataaaaatttttattttcttaatttttttttcagtgttACATAACGATACAGAATCTTTTATGTTACCCTACAGAGTGCATACATTTGTCGACACTACTaatagttatacatatatattaatgtatttgtaCTTATTCCCGATGTTTTATGCCTCTATTTGTCACATGGCGGCGATTTgtttaatagttattttagtGTTCCACATTTGTGGGGAATTATCCATTTTATCATACCGTATTAGAAATATCAGAACATACTCACAAGATATAGTGGTAAAtagaatttgtaattttgttcGAATGCATCTCAAAATAATGTGGTAAGAATACttacagttatatttttaaataataaggcacttatacaaatatttattgttttttctctatacttaattctcttttttattcgcatgattttattgaaatacaaTGGCCGCTAAAGGATGGCAAAATCCGtggataatattttcaatttaattcttttggaTGAACTCCTTGGCAATAGTGTTGTATTGGCTATTTCGCTGTATTATGTTATAACAGTATGTATCgctattatcatttaattgttattataaaaaattaaatttattaagattttagtTAAcagcattattataaaatgtattataacaatatatatatatatatatatatatatatatatatatatatatatttggggAGGAgggatattgtatatattgtatatattgtttaatttaatcattaattatgtgattttttctgctatattatattattttaattttttgtcaaagttagaaaagatttttcttcaataagaATATAAGCTCTTTTATGTCCTTCATATAACTAATGAATAAAAAGCTTATAATAAACACTTCTGCGAGAGAAATATTGATTCCAAATTGctcacaaaaaaaatcttgattgcGATTTAGGAAACattctgatatatttataaatgacattttatatttgttagaaCTTACAGGTTTCGGAAATGGCGACTTGTtgcacttttatattttttgccgcTACAGCGCTTGTTATCCTTTTTGGATACTGTTTAATTGGTGACCAACTGACTCAACAGGTATTGTTGGATAGAAATAATAAGCAATTATGCCACACGGTAGGACAAATCCTTTGCATGTATGGAGacaatttagattatttatataatatatattattcatataatttatataatatatattatttatataatatatataaacatatacatacatatatatatatatatatatatatatatatatatatatatagaatgtccGGTAACCGTATCATCTCTCGTCTGCAGGTTGAGCAAGTTAAATCGAACAGCAAAATCTTTTGTGATTTTCGCaatatattgagaaattaattttaaaaaatcgggCAATTTGCGCGAGTATAAACGCGcagcgagataaaaatatagaagaatatttataattatttctattaatatttatacactgagaaaaatattcttgttgTATCAACAAAATGCTTCTggtaaaatgcatttttgttAAACAAAGCAGAATTTTTGGTTATCATGACagaattcgatattttataactacACCGTTTGATAGAGTTTACTGTAAGGATctgattgaatattttttgttgaatcTACAAAActtctatttatattgatgTTAATCGCAATGAGACCGGCCTCAGTGAGACCGGCCAGCATGCGATAGCATGGGAGGGGATGCTACACACAAGCTACGACTGTGTACGTGGCGCATATATACACGATTGTAACTTGTGTGCAGCATCCCTTCCCGTGCTATCGAACGTTACCAAGGTCCGGGCCCGTTTGACATGACTTGTGCAGCTTGCGCAAAACAGTGCAATAATCGAATCTTTTGTTTTGTGTTATTGTGCGCGTTTGTTCTGTTTCGTGTCGTGTTTATCTTGGTGAAAACAAGGAATGGCAGATAAAAAAACTTCGTCTCTTCTACGAGAATAGaatttcgagaaatatatagaagtttTTAAAGGTTAGTAATATTGGATCCATTAATTTGGATTTCTATACTTATTTCTTCGTaacatttgcatattatattattattatttgcgatatgtgtgaaattcttttttagaacAAGAAATAGATTATGAAGCGCTCATTTGTTTAGAAGCAAAAGATTTACTATCACTTTTACCTAAAACAGGACCtagagtaaaatttaaaaaaaaactggaagCTCATAAAATCGTAACACTTGAGGTATAAGTACACAAATATTAACTAAATGGCCATGTTTATTTCCAAATGATATTGACAATGCAATAAAGCATCAATTTTGTctactttaaaatatctaaaatgtttgtttatttattagcctattatattttcgtataaatttgcatacatgtaattttgcagtattaaaaatatttatttacattaagaagattattaaagataatataattttttatacattaaataatttatatattattttattgattttatttctttatttttattaatttatgtaattttgcatttaaaataaaacaaacactTTTGTAATGTTGCTTGATATATGTAACATTAGGTTGATAaactctaatatttttatgagggaaataaaacataatatgttattcctgttcttttttttcaattgttccTTAGGTTACTTTTTCTCCACAAATCCTatctttaaatgaaaataaggtTGAAACACAAATTCTTTTTGATGAAGATAAGATTGAAACCATCGTTGTATCAAACATTGAAGAAAATGACTCATCTCAGCACTTTCTGAACACTTCtgccaatattattaaaaatgttacttCTTCTAGCAGCTTGGAAGAAGAAATTCAAAAAGACTGTCTTCAATCTAATCTTGCACATACACTACTaagtaaagagaaagaaacaacaaatgtaaatatgataaatatatatttaaataatataaattttattttaaaatatttaaaaatatttcaatattattttataatctttaatattatgctttattgttaaattagcTACTAATTAAACCTTTATTCTTTTAAgtatgaataatatacatttttataaaaatttttaaaaattaattaatctttataaaaattaaaaattatttgtcttaatatttttaatattcttgaatataattagtgtgctcaaataaataactttttaattctttgtctAACCAGGATATTCTCAAAATCATTGAAATAGATCTGGATGCAAAAGCTGCATACCAAGTTTTAAACAATTCTAATTGTGAAAAGAAGGATGCAGCAAGAGCTAAACTTTATGCATCCTATTACAAAACATGAACTTACAAAGAATTCTGTTATGAGGCaagttcaataaatataataattaataataaatataataaatataatatttgtatttcaatttctaaCTGGTTgtcatatttgatatttttatattttatataggatACATCAAGAACGATTAAAAGAATTGGCTGAACAAATATCACAGTATATTCCAGAAGAGgttaaggttttttttttattaattgtataaacatATTGTCTTACTGCTACATGTTagactatttttaatatttttttcaggaaaCATATTATGTTCCCTACAAAAAATTGCTTAACAAAAAATCTAATGCCAAAGATAAACTGTATGATAAACACGTAAACTTTTTACGAAGTTTGCGAAATAATGGATTGGCTCCTCTCTCCAGAAATACAATTGAGACTCAGACTGCAccaagtatatttttacttattttttaagaatatttaaataaattatgttctttctttttataaacacatataCTTCTAATTTCAGTTGtaagtgaaaatattaaaggcCAATTAGAATGGCTACGCACTCATAAGGAACCATTTGAGGATGTAAAGGCGAGATGGGAAGCAACTCATGAAGCTAGACTTTATATACtacaaaaaatacacaaagtACACAATCTATTTCTGATTATATAAACGACTTTAGTGTTTTGCAACTGAGTACTGGTTATATATTGGTGagcaacaaatttaaaatagatatcaatgatttgaatatatttattttgattccaagtttaatataagaatttgatTTCACTTTTAGCTGTTATcagattttaacaaattatactcAAATTATGATTTGCACATGTGGAGTAAATGGCCTTCTTTctcacaaaaaatatgtacacttctgaaattaaaaggtatatgtgtattatatttaaatataacaaaaataggttacaaaattaaatttatgatattttgtttagctgaattaatataaattattaataaattattgtttctatTCATAGATGAAAgtgattttgttatttttatgagtTTGGGAAATCTTTTCACTCCTACTCCAGTACaactagaaaataataaaaggtgGAAGCCAAACGCTCAAGAAATACTTGATAGATTTATacttattcaataaatatttaatttatcaatgattataattattaaataaagttataattacattttaattattgtttttgaaatctttaaaatatatgtatttttggcATGTAAACAACGATTTAGCACCATCTATGGAAAGAATCATCTTAAGAGCACAACGCATGAAATATAAAGTTCAACCTTTAATTATTGCTGTTGGAGCGACATTGGCTGAATGTAAAGATTTCTACATTGTGATTGATAAAAACTACTATCATTTTAATGATTGCAAAACTGCTGTGGATGTTTGTTTCAAAGCAATTCATGCACTTCATGCACATTATCCACCACAGGGTGAAACAATTTGGTATTTTCTCATGGTCTTTATCCATTAAAAACTTCTTGGGATAAAGTTATACCACAAGTAAGTAAAgaactaaaaaatttagaaaatataatggaGTAATTGTCTACCTTATTATTGTAtagtattattgatattatctttaagatttatttctcttatcaaagtgtttttaattttgttattaatcaaaacgttaattaatcaaagcattctttaaaaaaaaatcacaataaaacaaaattatttaaaaaaaataagaaatcatattagaaattgatataatatccaataattatatattattattagatagaataaatcttatcttttaaatcatataaatatttgaatcattAATATGCCTCGTTGTATAGTCAAAGCATGTAAGGTTGAGACTCTTTGTACGATAAAAGCATTTTACCTTCATATTCAACTTTATCacaaactaaatttaaaaggaaaaattaagtGTCCCGAACACCAATGTTTGAGAGCTTGCAATGGATGGCGATCATTTCGGAAACATTTACTCACATTCCATAATTCCGTTCAGTATCATCAAATTATCGTTTAAAtgctgataataataaaaaactataacaAAATAACGATTTTGAAAACGAGAGTAAcgatattgataaaaacattagtgacaatgaaaattataaatcatttgaCAATGCTGTTGAATATGTACAGGATTTTGCTTTATCATTCGTAGTCAAATTTTATGCCAATCCTAATCTCTCTCGGAGTATTGTACAggatattatagataatactCGTGatcttttgaatattattgtaaactcGATAAATTCATCACTTATTTCTTACTTAAAAAGTAAATCAgtagatcaaaatattttggatgAAATACAAAGTAAATTAGAACTTTTCAAAGAACTTTTCAAAGAATCTTTTAAAGGTATGGAAACAGAGTATCTTCAATTGACAAACTTTCAAAATAGtggatattttatcaaatcccatgattatatattattggaaGTTATTTTCGtgacaaaataattcaacatagaataatgaaaaaaacatgcaATATTAAAGCCAAATTTATACCTATGAGAAAGATTCTTCAGAGTTTTTTATCTCTTCCTGgagttttgaaaattattttagactaCATAGATAGTCtatcaaaagaaaaaggtataatatctaattttattcaaggCGAATTAtggcaatataaaatacatgcattttttaaaggaaaaacAGTCCTccctctttttatttattatgacgCTCTTGAAGTATGCAATCCACTTGGATCTCATGCTTCAATTCAAAAACTTGGAActgttttttattctattccaTGTCTACCTTCTCAGTTTCTTTCTcagctaaaaaatatttttatggctCTTCTTTTTCACTCAGTTGACTGAAGTCATTTCTCAAATACAAGCATCTTTACCATTCTTgttgatgaaataaattacttacagAAAGAAggtttaaaaatacaaacaaaagTAGGCTCtttccatatttattttgttttaggtCTTGTTTTGGGTGACAATCTCGGATTAAGCTCAGCTTTAGGTTTCACTGAAAGTTTTAATGCTATTTTTGTCGGTTctgtaaaatatcaaaaaatgattcTCATTTATGTCCAGTTGAAAAAacagttcttttgcgcactgaacaaaattataataatgatctcCTTTTGAACAATATAAAGGAAACTggcgtaaaagaaaatagtgtATGGAATAAAGttgattattttcatatgaCAATTAATGCTGCTGTAGATAAAATGGATTATTTTGATGAAggagtatataaatatgggaTGAgccatatattatatcactatatttataatatcaaaatgtatCTCTTAATACTTTAAATGAGCGTTTAAAAGGTTTTGAtgcatcaaataatatttctaacagACTTCCACCTTTAAGAGAAGATGAtgtgaaaaagaagagattatCATTTTCAGCTAgtgaaatgaattattttttgcttttatttccatttattattgGAGAAGATGTTTGCCATGATGATGTATgggaatattatttgattttacgtAAGATTCATGATTTGgttaatgcaaaatatctcCAAGAAGAATGCGCTGAACTGTTTGAAGTATTAGTAAAAGAACATcatgtaaaatattgcaatctttttatgaataatctaAAAGCAAAACATCATAACATGACacattataaaactatattgaaaaaagtgGACCTCCGTCTCATTTAAGTGTTGCacgatttgaataaaaaaatcgattattgaAACTTGCTGCAAATGCTACCTGttctcgtaaaaatataacactTGCAACAAAAGAACAGTTTTATCTTTGTTATAGATCTTTATGTAAAAGAGGTTTGATTGATAATCAGAAACTAGGTCCAATACTTTTTGTGGATaacatttcattttcaaataatttctatacatTTAAGAACTCTTTAACAGCAAATTTTATGGGCAAATGTTTAGAAGTTTTTGGGTTGAATTTAgaggaattatttataaacctGATTTATGTgtcgttttaaatatttgtactaATCATCTTCCTCAGTTTGGTATTGTGAGACACGTTTTTGTAatgattctaataatttatgtttagtATGCCAAAACCTTTTCAATATAGAATTTTGCGAATATCTTCATGGTTATGAAGTTGAAATATTATCACAAATGTCTTGTGTGattgttgaaaatttatgtCATCCTTTTCCTGCTATTATTGCACGTTTACCTAAAAGTGGAATACTTTTGGTCTCAATTAAACatgctttataaatttacagtcatttataataataatattattaataattagtaataaagtatggttatattttttgtaataatatagtattttaagTTACTTTGTGGtatagcatttttatttacttgtggtataataattaatctaaaaataatgatataataaataataattttttgcctGTGGCACACTTATGGTATAAGTCAAttccatatataataatttttctgtatttattttttaatatattaataataattttttataatataagttaGTATcgtatctaataaaattttgtatattatattgttctattggaaaaataatgatataacaattgtacacaatataatgtatgaaatatatatatatatatatatatatatatatatatatatatatatatacacagggtgtccgataattcgcggatcaccctttaagggaaggtagagggtgttattctgaatagaaaagtcctgtaccattttatgattttttcaatatttaaaaaaatattaattttaaaagatcaaccaacgaagtgccgcgaaaagctcgcggcgcgaagatgcttcccactgtcaattaatactcggtccgcggcgaagcaatgggaagAGCGGTTTGCGAGCGTGCTccgctatggcaaccgaaagaattacacacataatgaaaagatcacatacataaaatggagcattatgtgtgtaattctttcggttgccatagcgaagcatacTCGCAAACCGTTCCATCTTCGCaccgcgagcttttcgcggcacttcgttggctgatcttttgaaattaatattttttaaatattgaaaaaatcacaaaatgatacaggacttttctattcagaataacaccctctacttTCCCTTAAAGagtgatccgcgaattatcggaccctgtatataaatatatatatatatatatatatatatatata is a window from the Cataglyphis hispanica isolate Lineage 1 chromosome 9, ULB_Chis1_1.0, whole genome shotgun sequence genome containing:
- the LOC126852021 gene encoding odorant receptor 22c-like, giving the protein MFITVMSLYFRPLLRFSTSDKVLHNDTESFMLPYRVHTFVDTTNSYTYILMYLYLFPMFYASICHMAAICLIVILVFHICGELSILSYRIRNIRTYSQDIVVNRICNFVRMHLKIMWMAKSVDNIFNLILLDELLGNSVVLAISLYYVITNLQVSEMATCCTFIFFAATALVILFGYCLIGDQLTQQCINVQNAYYECDWYEMPPNCKKCLLICMIHGQVMLHLTAGRFYIFSLNSFTDIIKTSMAYLSMLRTLL